A window of Fusarium musae strain F31 chromosome 1, whole genome shotgun sequence genomic DNA:
CACTCCAAGCTCAACGGCGAGATGGTTGAGGCCAGTGGTCTCGAGGATCCTGCTGAGATTGCTTTCGTTCGTGGTCTCATTGAGGATCATCATCACTACACTGGCTCCGAGCGCGCAGCTCGCATCCTGGTTGACTTTAACCGAGCCCTTCCTCGATTCATCAAGATTCTTCCCGTCGACTACAAGCGTgtcctcgaggaggaggctgccaaggctgctgaagcCAAGCGTGCTGAGTACAACCTTCCTGCTGTCTCTGGTGTCCAGCACAAGAAGTCCGAGAAGGTTGCCAAGCTCCAGGATCTCGAGGAGGCTGTCGGTGACAACgctgccgagaagaagcgtgCCCTTGTGCTCGACAAGACTCGAGGCTTCAAGATGTACAAACGCCGTCAGGAGAAGTACCGCCCTGTCAACTCTCGTCTCAAGGActgggctgagctgagctctCGTCtggacgaggacgagctCAAATACCAGTCCGCTCGTTGCATGGACTGTGGTGTACCTTTCTGTCAGTCCGAGACTGGCTGCCCTATCTCCAACATTATCCCTAAATGGAATGAACTGGTGTTTCAAAACCAATGGAAGGATGCTCTCAACCGTCTCCTGATGACCAACAACTTCCCCGAGTTCACTGGCCGCGTTTGTCCGGCTCCTTGCGAGGGTGCTTGTGTCTTGGGTATTAACGAGGACCCTGTTGGTATTAAGTCTATCGAGTGCGCCATCATTGATCGCGGTTTCgagatgggatggatggTTCCTCAACCTCCCAAGGTCCGAACTGGCAAGACCGTCGCGATCATTGGATCCGGTCCTGCTGGTCTGGCCGCGGCTGATCAGCTCAACCGTGCCGGCCACCTCGTTACTGTTTACGAGAGAGCTGATCGTCTCGGAGGTCTCCTCATGTACGGTATTCCCAACATGAAGCTTGATAAGCGTATTGTCAAGCGCCGTACCGACTTCATGGCCTCTGAGGGtatcatcttcaagactggcgttgctgttggtgaggaGGGTCACCCTTCTCTAAACGACCTTCGAGCCAGCAACAGCGCCGTCGTCATTGCAACCGGTGCTACCGTTGCCCGCGACCTTCCTATCAAGGGCCGCCAGCTCGATGGTATTCACTACGCTATGGAATTCCTCCACAAGAACACCAAGTCTCTCCTTGACTCTGAGCTTGCGGACAACACCTACATCTCcgccaagggcaaggatgtTGTTGTCATCGGTGGTGGCGACACTGGCAACGATTGTATTGGTACTTCTCTCCGTCATGGTGCCAAGTCCGTCACCAACTTCGAGCTTCTGCCCCAGCCTCCTCCCGAGCGTGCCAACGACAACCCTTGGCCTCAGTGGCCTCGTATCTACCGTGTTGACTACGGCCACACTGAGGTTCGCCAGCACACTGGCAAGGATCCTCGTGAGTACTGCATCATGTCTGAGGAGTTCATGGATGATGGCtctggcaaggtcaagggcatcaacaccatccgcgTGGAGTGGACCAAGTCTCCTAGCGGTGGTTGGGAcatgaagaaggttgagggcTCTCAGCAATTCTTCCCTGCCGACCTCGTCCTACTTGCCATGGGTTTCCTTGGACCTGAGGCTCGTGTTCTTGGTGACGAGATCGAGAAGGATGCTCGCAAGAACGTCAAGACAGCCCCTGGCAAGTACAGCACCAACCTTGAGGGCGTCTTCGCTGCTGGTGACGCCCGCCGCGGTCAATCTCTTATTGTCTGGTAAGTTTCAACTATATCGATCCGCTTGAAAAACATCACTAACAAATGCCTCAGGGGTATCAACGAAGGTCGCCAGGCTGCTCGTGAGATTGATCTCTATCTCGAGAAGTATACCAACCTGCCTGTCACTGGTGGTATCACCAAGCGCACTGCGCAGGAGATTTTCAGCCAGATCAAGGTCGAGGCTTGAATTAAAATTGCAtagtttctttatttattCTACATTTGGGACACAGGGAGCAACGGATCGGATACAGGATGATACCATGACCATGGAATCGGATATGATAAAAGGGGTCTGTTCAGGAATGATGAATGTATTAGTTATACCAATTTGAATGACTGTTGGCTACGACAGGCTATTAGAATATTCCATTCGGCAATTCTCACTATTGTGATGTTTTAGGGAGATTAAGAAAATGTTTaggaaagttttataaagatGATCCTAAACTTAGTGGAGTTTATGTTACTTTAGCCTTGCCCTAAAAAGAAATCCAGAGGGAGGGAGTCTCAGAGAGAGGAATTTGCGGTAATCCGTACTTCGTCATGAATGCCGGCTCGCCAAGGAAGCTTGGAGGTGCAGCATCGTTTTCCGTGTTCATGCGTGTATAGAACAATACCTGCTATTGGCTAGATCCCGAGTTCCAAAAAGTGAGATTCGCATTAGAGACAGGTCGCGTGCCCTCTTGTCGGCTTGAGCTCAAGTTGCATATTCTCGAGAGACATTTGATTGGTAAACATGACAACGACGCACTCATCGAGAGAACAAGCATCGAGCCTGTTGGTGGTAATACTGAGGCTGGATGGAGGTTTGAGTAATGCAACGTAACTCAACGCACGTGCTTTCGATGTTGCTAAGGAAATGATTTATTCGAATCTGGTTTAGCTGCAAACTCTAGTCAAAAGCCAATTTTTTTACCGTAGAGGTAGTGGCATGCCATGACAGAGCCTGAATACGAAGGATCTTGAGAGGTTTTCACACCCGAAAATTCTTCAGATCTCACTAACAAAATTTACTTGAAGCCATGAACTGAGACTGTTCGGCCAATTCTCTTCACGTGCGTAGATGGAGACACATGAATGCACGCAGAAGCAGGGATTAGACAGACGGGAATGATATGCACCTAGATTTTAGATGCATCCACGGCAATGGAACACGTGTGTAAGTGGTAGATTCTGATAGGGCAATTGGAGACAACCTCAACATGGGCTAACAGAACCTAGGCGACACGGGTATCAAGCTGCCAGGTCGCTTCCAGCGGGTTATGGGTCTGCTACGGTTGCATCTTCCACTGAGGGTTAGTTTCAGCAGCTGTTTTGGACACCGAAGAGCCGCTGGAGAGCTGTTTCTGTAGTGAGTGGATGCTGCCCATACTGTAGGTGGTCTAACCTTCACTGCCTTGCTTTCCGCTAGTGGGGCCCTGGCGtcaggtccaggtccaggtccaggtccaggtccagggaAGTCAGTCTCCATGTTGATCCATTGTTGCCCAGCCTTTTTCTCGTTCAACTTCTTGAAACTACAACTGTAACTTATTTTGTGTTATCGTGCACCTTCATCTTCGCACgtcacaacaacaaactGCGATTATCATCCCTAATATCGCCGTATATACGCCCTGTCGGCAAGTCTAGCATTTCTAGACAGCATCATCGCGCCTCAACCGTCTCGTCTCCATTGCCGTGTCTCGAAGCTATAATCCGCTCTTGACGGAACTGCATCATCATTGTGTCATGCGCCGCAATTGAGCCTATTCCGAATTCCTCAACGCTTTACCTTTGTCTCAGGTACGATCTCTCGACGGTCTATCTCGCCCTACACAGCATCCTGTTGGTAGCCTGCTTGGAGATAATTGGCCTCTCTTGTCGTAAAGCTACGATCGCTATCCACCCACAATGCGCTTCGGTCGGACCCTCCGCGAGTCCATCTATCCGCCATGGAAGGACAAGTATATCGACTATGcgaagctcaagagcttGTTGAGGGAGGATGTGGCCGATGATGATAACCAGCCGTGGACCGAGAAGGACGAGACTCGCTTCTGCGAAGAGATCTTCAACAATCAACTCGAGAAGGTCGCTCAGTTCCAAGAGCAACGCTTTAACGCTCTCAAGGAACGAGTTGACGCTGCTTTcggcaagctcaaggaacTCGCTCCCGTCGAGTCCTCAGAGGACGATGGAGCCCCTCAAAAGGGCGAGATCTCGGCTTCCCGCTTGCGCACTCTGGAATCAGAGCTTGACGAGATCACTAATGAGGTTCGTGAGCTCAAGAAGTATAGCAACATCAACTACACTggcttcctcaagatcattaAGAAGCACGACCGGAAGCGAGGAGACCGTTACAAGGTCCGTCCTATGATGCAGTTGAGCCTTTCTCAGCGACCATTCAACTCCGAGACTGGTTACTCCCCGCTACTCAACAAGCTGTCCATCATGTACTTTGCCATTAGGCAACAACTCGAAGATGGCGGGGAGCAGCTGCCACCCCTGGATCTTGAGTCTCAGGGCGAGACTCACAATGGCGAGCGCTACACAGCTCACAAGTGTAAGTCAAATTCAAGACGTCTTCAGCTTTGTTGTACTATGCTAACTCAATTATAGTCTGGGTCCACCCTGATAACTTGCTTGAGGTCAAGACTGTCATCCTTCGACATCTACCGGCTCTTGTTTATAGTGAACAGTCCgccaaggagcttgatggcaGCGACTCTCCGTCTATCACTTCGTTGTACTTCGATAATAAGCAATTTGAGCTTTATGGCGAGAAGGTCAACCGCAAATCTGAAGCAACGTCCCTGCGACTTCGCTGGTATGGACAGTTGGCTACTCGACCCGAGATTTTCGTCGAGCAAAAGACTGTCGACGACAAGGGTGGCAGCCAGGACCTCAAGTTCACAATCAAGGACAAATATGTTAAGTCATTCGTGGATGGCGAATACAACCCTGAGAAGGCGGTcgcaaagatgaagagacaGAGCTTTGCTCCTGAAAAGATCGAACAATTCCAGGAGACTGTCAACAACATACAAAAATacgtcaaggagaagggtcTTAGCCCTGTTCTGAGGGCGAACTACGCTCGAACCGCTTTTCAGAAGCCTGCTGATGATCGTATTCGCATCGCTATCGATACCGACGTGGCATTCATCCGTGAGGACACTCTTGACCCCAGCCGCCCTTGCCGTGATCCAAATGAGTGGCATCGTCTTGACATTGACGAAAGCGAGATGACCTACCccttcaagaagatgaatcAGAGTGAGGTCAACCGTTTCCCTTATGCCCTTCTCGAGATCAAGTTGAAGGAGGATAGTCAACGAAAGCACCCCACATGGGTTGAGGACTTGATGTCCTCCCACTTGGTTCACCCTACTCCTCGCTTCTCCAAGTTTGTCCATGGTATTGCAGCTCTCTTTGAAGATTACGTCAACAACTTGCCTTTCTGGCTCAGTGATCTCGAGTCTGATATCCGAAAGGACCCTCAGAAGACatttgaggaggaggagcagcgaCGTGCTCAACGACATGAGGACGTTATGGCTGTCGGAAGTCTGATCGGTGCGGGAGCTAAATCCGGGTCCTATAAGCCTGCCCAAAGCTCACCAGTCAGCAAGTCTTATCTGGCTGAACGCATGTCTAAGGATTCGATCACCCAAGCTCTTAACAAGCGTACGTCTACTCCCGCGAacggagaagaagctggcgaGAGCAGTTCCCAGCAACGGTCAGAGCAGGAGAGGTCCTACGGAACTCTCTCATCTGTTATCCCAGGATTCTCACTATCCAAGTACTCAAGGGCGAAGCGGGCATCTCAACAGCCATTGCCAGAGGGTGTAGTAGCGCCGACAGAATGGATCAAGAATATGGGCGAGCTCAAGGTTGAGCCCAAGGTTTGGCTCGCCAACGAGCGAACTTTCCTCAAGTGGCAGCATATCTGTATCCTTCAGGGCGGTCTGGCTGTCGGTCTTTACACAGCAGCTGGTGAGAACACACTCGCTTCTGTCATTGGTCTCTTGTTTGTCCTCATTGCTGTGTTTGCCGGCATATGGGGTTATGCAATGCTGAGAATCAGGCGAACCATGATTGTGGAGCGAAGCGGTAAGGACTTTGATAACATGATCGGGCCCATGATTATCAGTGGCTCACTAATGCTTGTGCTTATTCTCAACTTTTTCTTTGCGGTAAGTTATGTTTCTCCcttggttgttgattgaAACTAATGATTATTGCAGTATCGGGAGGCCTTTGGGAAATTCAAGGATGATCAGAATAGCCTGGGAGAGCTCCTGTCTGAAGATCTGAAGTAATTGTAGACGTGATGGGCGAAAGAGATGGAGGGTGTATTGTATGCGTTCTACACAAGCTTTGATAGGATGGGCGTTGGATGTTGCATACTCGCTGGTGTTTTACATGATCGTTTACAGGAAGAATTGGCCATTACTAGCAATAGATGCATTTCAGCAGTTTAATTGTCTATGTTGTAGATGTTTCTATGCAAGTTTTGTATGCCCCTGGGAAGCTGCATGCAGGTCTGGGGGTTGGTCATGCAGGTTTATACGAAGTGTGACACCTCGacgaagagggagagagggagagagactGAAGACTTGGTTTGAATGATTCAGTGATCAGACATGCCATCAACTGTGGATTGTCAAGCTTGCAGTTACTCAGAGAGAATACCGAGGGTATCGCAGTGAGCAAACAATTGGATAGGTAGCTACTATCTTTGAATGGCTGCGTGTTGGCTGCGCGTCCCCTCGGCTGTGCATCAGACACTTTCCGTTCAAATTAGGTATAAACTTAATGGCTGGTAATTGCTATAGCGACTTTGTTATTGGAGCTTCCCCTCTAATAACGTTGTGATTGACTTTCAACCTCCAACCACCTCTAAACATCAACTTTCTACTATATCCGATCTCTCTTGTTATATATCTCGATACAACAATCCCTGGGTTGCCTCGAATCTCGACCGCCTCGGATTAACAATTTCATCGCCAATCTGCTGCAAGACGCGCCACTAAAAAAAAGGGAACAGGCTGGCGTGGGGTCCCCCTGTTGCTTTGCTTGCGCATTGCCTCAACTTAACGCAGGGCGCTTgcattctctttcttttttcttccaCAGAGAAACAAACTCGAGagcttttcctctttttttGTCGTGCTTCAAAGGGAAAAGAGCCGGGGATAGCATCACATCGTCAATCATGTGCAACGTCAATTCTGCTTGCTAACGAGAACCCTTGTCTATCATACTTTCCACGCTCATTCAATTCTCCGTGTCTTAATCTCTCAGCGCGCCTTGGGCGTCGCGACCACGCCTTTGCGACTCTCGACTTTATGCGCCTCTTCTGAATTCCCCAGGTTCTTCCTTAATATCGATTGTCGCGTTGGAGTCGCGCAGCGCCTGATGACATCATGACGGATCAGGGTGAAAAGAAGGGTCTCTGGAGCATGCTCCGCAGGGCCAGCTCCAGAAGACATTCGACGAAACCTCCGGTACGTAACAGCAACAGCGGCAGCAGTGGTGTCGATATTTGTCCTTGGAGCTCGATTCGGGGTTCTTCCCATCGGAAACTTCGGTTCCCGAGCTCGAGTTCTAGCTGTAACACATATGGAGCTATAGCTCAAGCTCCGATCTCGCCGAGGCATAATGCTGAGCATATCGCTAATACTCTCACTTACAGCCAAAAGACCTTGAGCCTAGAGAGTACCATCGCCCTCGTCGTGCTAGTAATGGCGACATAGGCCATGCGCCATTTCGCCAAAGTATTGGTTCAGCTCCCGATCTTACCTACGATAGTCAGCGTCCGCCGACTGCTGAAGACGAGTCCAACATGCGCCGCAGACAGAAAAGAGGACAGCCCGAACCCGAGCCCGAACCCCGATCATCCCCAATACGGTCCAAGTCGTCCGGCTTTCTTAACAAGTCCCGCGCATCGAATGGACCCAGACCATCGAATGGACGTCCGGTTCGTGCTCGGGACCCTCAATCAGCATGGCCACCCTATGGCATTTCTATGAACGATGAACtacctcatcaacatgccTTGGAGCTAGTTGCTCGAGGTGCTCCCTCTCATAAAGGCCACAAACTACCTATACCGCATCAACCCGAAGAATTCTACGCTCTTTATACGACATCGAGTGGAAATCGAGGTGATGGAAAGTCTTCTGACAATACCGATGTTTCGAACCTCCATGACTCCATGACACAGCTCATGACGCTACGCCTTATAGGCCATGGTTACGCAGACCGGCCATGGGAGACCCTCGAGCAACCGAgtttcgccttcttctttggtcaCCTACCTGGAACCATCACGCTCAACGAATGGGCCTCAATGTCCAGTGTTCTTCCACCTACAATTGCCCTCCGAGATGCGGGAGTCATGCCTCGCACCATGAGTCTCGAAAGTATATTCGATCGACTGCAGGAATTACGGCATGGTATagaggacgacgacgagtcTTTGCTCTATCGCGTTCTTTACAAGCGTATTTTGAGGGACCCCGAGAAGTTTCTTAATCCCCACAAGACCCTCGACAAGCAGATTACGGATCTTATCATGGTTCTGTCTCGCCCGGACTGGATCGACTTTAGTAATCCCCGGAATCAAGTTGCTACGCGCTTCATCTTCGACAGAGGCCCCGGGAATGAGGAGCAGTTTCACAAATTCTTTCACCAACTTCTGCTAAGTCTAGAGCTTGAGTTGCGCATTCAGTCAGACCAACATAGTGATTGGGCAAAAGAGAAATTGACATCACAAATACCCCCGTCAATACAGTGGAATCTGGCCCTTGCTCGTCGTTGGCAGGATTTTGtgcgtgttgatgatgttggcaaaACACCTGAAGAGAGTGAGTGACAAACAAGATGGATGTCGACGAGAGCTTGCTGCTAACAGGACCAGTTCTTCTCCGGTataagttgaagaagcgcCAAATCAGGATGTTGAGGCGCTTTGctcagatgatgagatggccCAACCTAGCCGATACCCTTGATAATATGAAACAGAAGGATTCGGAATTGGCTCTGGATGAGGTCAGCTCTGATGCGTTTGCCTTCTTCAGCGGCCTTGTGTTGCCTGGTGTAAGTCTTCCTGCCTACTGATTGCCGGATGATTCTTTCTGTCCGTGAGTAGAGACTGACCGCGAATAGCAAACCTTCCCCTTTTTAATAATGAACaccctccttgaccttgacccgGATAGTGCAACTGATAACCTCGCGCTGCTTTCACACATGCATCCTCATTGCGGATTTCAGTACAAGAACAGCTACACATATTGGTCGGCCACTTCGATTGTGGGTAAGGTTCTAGCACCTACGTGCCATGCTGTTGCTGGTTGGATCGGCCCTGCTCGCCCTACCAAAGATCTTGACCCGACCCAGATTGCAAGAATTCGAAGCCGAAAACCAATACAGCGGATGAGTCCCCAGGATGTCGAATCGATGGCAGAGCGCTCTGACCCGCTTGGCCCTGCTGCAGATGCATATCCAGTAGAGGATTACCAGCCAGTGCGCCCGAAAGGCGGTCCCGAAGATGCTATTGACACGGTACGGATAGAGCTGTTAAGTCTCAAGCCAGCAGATGGACCTGGGGACGCCCCTACTGCAGCAGGGCTTTCGCGACTGTTTGACGCAACAGTGCAGTTTGCCATTGATGGGGTGTCATGGCCATTGAAACTCATGTACGATGTCTCATTCGTGGCCGCGTGGCCTTGCTCTGATGGACCACATCCGCTCTTCTTTGACTACGTCTACACGTCAATCCGTGTAGATTCTATCGTTGGAGTGCGAGACTGGGGAGGTCTGTATGGAGGACGGCAATTGCATAGTGTGCGATCAAGCCCAGGACCAGATATGATGCGAGGTCCCTACCGAGATATGTTCAGCCAGAGCTTCAAACACAGCCACGTACCATTGAACGGATTGATGCAGACTGGTGCacttgaggaagaagatgagaatgacGATGAAAAAGTTCTCGTGGTGGAAGCGTTCGGAGTCCGCGATAACGAGGTCTTGGCACGAGCATGGTGTTCTCACTGGGGTCTCAGTGCCGTGGTGGCCGATATTCGGAGAACATGGTAAGTCTGATACGACGTGACAGAGGTGCATATTGTTGCTGACGAGGATCTAGTGTGGCATGTGCCATTCGTGAAGCGTACGCGGCAACGCTGACAGTGGTGATCCTGGTAGAAGGCCAGGAGTACCCTAATAATGAGTGACGAATTTATGAATTATGTATAGGTATTTGGTCCCCCGCCTAGCAATGGGTTGGGATATGGACTGCCGGGAGTGATTTAGGCATGGTCAGGGGAGTTTGTGTTTTAGGAAGAAAGACGAGGGAGAGGCAGCGAAAACTCAAGAAGGGGGAATTGGATGCGAGCGGTGTGTTGCCGGTAATAGATGTTGAGGGTTGATCTGGCGTGATGGTTGAGGGAACGGTTCCTTCAGACCTGAGGATATTGTCTCATGTGATAATTTTGACTGCATATGCATGGTTAGTTGAAGACTCATCAGCTCATGGGTTGTAAGATAATAGCATTGG
This region includes:
- a CDS encoding hypothetical protein (EggNog:ENOG41), which codes for MDVDESLLLTGPVLLRYKLKKRQIRMLRRFAQMMRWPNLADTLDNMKQKDSELALDEVSSDAFAFFSGLVLPGYKNSYTYWSATSIVGKVLAPTCHAVAGWIGPARPTKDLDPTQIARIRSRKPIQRMSPQDVESMAERSDPLGPAADAYPVEDYQPVRPKGGPEDAIDTVRIELLSLKPADGPGDAPTAAGLSRLFDATVQFAIDGVSWPLKLMYDVSFVAAWPCSDGPHPLFFDYVYTSIRVDSIVGVRDWGGLYGGRQLHSVRSSPGPDMMRGPYRDMFSQSFKHSHVPLNGLMQTGALEEEDENDDEKVLVVEAFGVRDNEVLARAWCSHWGLSAVVADIRRTCVACAIREAYAATLTVVILVEGQEYPNNE
- a CDS encoding hypothetical protein (EggNog:ENOG41) yields the protein MTDQGEKKGLWSMLRRASSRRHSTKPPPKDLEPREYHRPRRASNGDIGHAPFRQSIGSAPDLTYDSQRPPTAEDESNMRRRQKRGQPEPEPEPRSSPIRSKSSGFLNKSRASNGPRPSNGRPVRARDPQSAWPPYGISMNDELPHQHALELVARGAPSHKGHKLPIPHQPEEFYALYTTSSGNRGDGKSSDNTDVSNLHDSMTQLMTLRLIGHGYADRPWETLEQPSFAFFFGHLPGTITLNEWASMSSVLPPTIALRDAGVMPRTMSLESIFDRLQELRHGIEDDDESLLYRVLYKRILRDPEKFLNPHKTLDKQITDLIMVLSRPDWIDFSNPRNQVATRFIFDRGPGNEEQFHKFFHQLLLSLELELRIQSDQHSDWAKEKLTSQIPPSIQWNLALARRWQDFVRVDDVGKTPEESE